The Maniola hyperantus chromosome 12, iAphHyp1.2, whole genome shotgun sequence genome has a segment encoding these proteins:
- the hlk gene encoding uncharacterized protein hlk isoform X9: MARWVPALAALLVVVAAARKAPPPRAEPQIEEVTAKQLERVLDEKDYVAVFWYARSCVTCDKVLEELEKIDDDTDTFGVDFVKINDKRLAKQYGITKFPALTYFRENEPIIYEGDLMDEESVLDFLTSLEAMDLPDRIEEVNQKILGKIIEDTEYVAVLFCPDHKNCGPMNNKPECKKCAKALQELENIDDEADQLGIGFVKIHDEELAEEYSLGDLPRLVYYRHQIPIIYEGELSREEDVLEWLIANKSTGDEEDVIEDVTAKTLNTLIGNVDNLVVLFYDHGDEESMTVLGELEKIDDDCDRHGIQFVKIDDKKSAREFGIDDVPSIVYFEKQIPNVYDGDLENEDEILEWLIGQLEKDEIEDVTDEMLDRLIKDGKTVAVLFYDNNDRKSQKVLNELENIDDECDQLGIAFVKIDNEEEAKEYGIEKIPTLLYFEKGIPTYYEGNLEEEEKVLSWLKHQTESDEIEDITDEMLDLIIEKMPYVAVLFYDKDQKKSQKILAELENIDDECDQNDIAFVKIDDDKEAKEYGIDTIPTMVFFEKGIPHMYEGDLMKEDELLGWLIHQKRHSEIPEVTDEMMDKLIDTAQYLAVIFYDKEDKQDIRILNELENIDDELEKEGIVIVRIDNEAEAKEYGIDHLPTLIYFEENIPAIYEGDLMNEDEVLEWLIEQKNSATIEEVTDEILVDLIEEHEYVVVYFSGKCEEGEECDNILEELENIDDELDETGIIFVTTEDLPLAKKYGIKTFPTLVFFRNKEPLIYKGDIGDEDEVLAWLTDEDTLEIPGKIEEVNSKMLEKILEENDHVVVFFYKENDKKSQKILSELENIDDECEEKDIDFVKTSDEGVDKEYDLPDLPALAFYRHKFRTIYDGDLMHEEAILTWVLDLHDSQPDVIENVDRKTLKDLIDDVEHLAVFFYSESCDTCEEILEELETIDDDTDKHGIQFVKSKDAKLASDMGIFSFPALVYYETGVPIMYDGDLKNEKKVLQWLVDQKSEDSHRHKNKANTKSKANADDDKKSGFLRRNLNIELIKQNLQTAERKRVGSLKFPGLLANKKRQEGKTKRSGVQDDDDNDDDDDDDDDDNDDNSDIDDDDDDDDDDDVDDDDDDYDDDNDDIVTSFIKNKLSLFRNPTKKESRYSKLKINLPRNVKRLERDKDEDDDNDDDDDDEDDDDDVDEDEDDDDDEDDDDDEDDDDDEDEDDDDEDDDDDDDDDDDDDDENDDDETEDKKHVKAYHKILNYKVSKGRHDDDDDEDDDDEGDEDSIFTRIKDMFTGDRCFYIGLGAKPAVPKMTYEPYQCCPTKVQSPTKVAKATPTKVPAKKLDREKPVAPEKPTKGKNKALAKPDKPGKGKKGLFGSENIWWW; the protein is encoded by the exons ATGGCTCGCTGGGTGCCGGCCCTCGCGGCCCTGCTCGTCGTCGTCGCCGCCGCGCGCAAGGCGCCGCCCCCGCGCGCCGAGCCGCAGATCGAGGAGGTCACCGCCAAGCAGCTGGAGCGGGTGCTGGACGAGAAGGACTACGTGGCCGTGTTCTGGT ATGCAAGGAGTTGTGTGACGTGTGACAAAGTACTAGAAGAGCTAGAGAAGATAGATGACGACACGGACACGTTTGGCGTGGACTTCGTGAAGATCAACGACAAGAGGCTCGCCAAGCAGTATGGCATCACGAAGTTCCCTGCACTCACGTATTTCCGTGAGAACGAACCGATCATTTACGAAG GAGATCTCATGGACGAGGAGAGCGTACTGGATTTCCTGACGAGCTTAGAAGCAATGGACCTTCCTGACCGGATAGAGGAAGTAAACCAGAAGATCCTCGGCAAGATCATCGAGGACACGGAATATGTGGCCGTTCTCTTCT GTCCCGATCACAAAAATTGCGGCCCGATGAACA ACAAACCCGAGTGCAAGAAATGCGCGAAAGCTTTACAAGAGCTGGAAAACATCGACGACGAAGCAGACCAACTCGGGATAGGTTTTGTGAAAATCCATGATGAGGAATTAGCCGAAGAGTACAGTCTTGGAGATCTTCCAAGATTGGTGTACTACAGGCATCAAATACCTATTATCTATGAAG gtGAACTTAGTAGGGAGGAAGACGTTCTGGAATGGCTCATTGCGAACAAGTCGACTGGGGACGAAGAAGACGTGATCGAGGACGTAACTGCCAAAACCCTCAACACCCTCATAGGCAATGTCGACAACCTTGTTGTATTATTTT ATGACCATGGCGATGAAGAATCGATGACGGTTCTCGGAGAGCTAGAGAAAATAGATGATGACTGTGATCGACACGGAATACAGTTTGTCAAAATTGACGATAAGAAATCCGCTAGAGAATTTGGTATTGATGATGTTCCTTCAATAGTCTACTTCGAGAAGCAAATCCCCAATGTTTACGACG GTGACCTTGAGAACGAAGATGAGATTTTAGAATGGCTTATTGGTCAACTAGAGAAGGATGAAATCGAAGATGTCACCGATGAGATGCTCGATCGTCTTATCAAGGACGGGAAGACTGTAGCGGTATTGTTTt ATGATAATAACGATCGAAAATCTCAAAAAGTGTTAAATGAGCTTGAAAATATTGATGATGAGTGTGACCAGCTTGGTATTGCGTTTGTGAAAATTGACAATGAAGAAGAAGCCAAAGAGTACGGCATTGAAAAAATCCCAACTTTATTATACTTTGAAAAGGGTATACCAACTTATTACGAAGGAAACTTGGAAGAAGAGGAAAAAGTTTTGAGTTGGCTTAAGCATCAGACCGAGAGTGATGAAATTGAAGACATTACGGATGAAATGCTGGACCTGATCATTGAGAAAATGCCGTACGTCGCCGTCCTCTTCT ATGATAAGGATCAGAAGAAAAGTCAAAAGATTTTAGCAGAGTTAGAAAATATCGATGACGAATGTGATCAAAATGACATTGCTTTTGTTAAGATTGACGACGACAAAGAAGCTAAGGAATATGGCATTGACACGATTCCAACGATGGTGTTCTTTGAGAAAGGGATCCCTCATATGTATGAAGGTGATTTGATGAAAGAAGATGAACTCTTGGGCTGGTTAATTCACCAGAAACGACATAGTGAAATACCCGAAGTAACGGATGAGATGATGGACAAACTGATCGACACTGCTCAATATTTAGCTgtaatatttt ATGATAAGGAAGACAAGCAGGATATAAGAATTTTGAATGAGCTGGAAAATATTGACGATGAATTGGAAAAGGAGGGCATTGTAATTGTAAGAATAGATAACGAAGCCGAAGCTAAAGAATATGGTATTGACCACCTACCCACATTAAtttatttcgaagaaaatataccAGCCATCTACGAAGGTGATCTGATGAACGAAGACGAAGTCCTGGAGTGGCTAATCGAACAGAAAAACAGCGCAACCATTGAAGAAGTTACAGATGAAATTCTGGTTGATCTCATTGAAGAGCATGAATATGTAGTAGTGTATTTCA GTGGCAAATGTGAAGAGGGTGAAGAATGTGACAACATTTTAGAGGAATTAGAAAATATTGACGATGAGCTAGATGAGACTGGAATTATCTTTGTAACAACTGAAGACCTACCATTAGCCAAGAAATATGGAATTAAAACTTTCCCTACTCTTGTATTCTTTAGGAATAAGGAACCTCTAATTTATAAAG gtgACATCGGAGATGAAGATGAGGTTTTAGCATGGCTAACAGATGAAGATACTCTCGAAATTCCTGGTAAAATTGAAGAAGTGAATTCCAAAATGCTAGAAAAAATCTTGGAAGAAAATGATCATGTTGTGGTATTCTTCT ACaaagaaaatgataaaaaatcaCAAAAGATATTAAGTGAGCTGGAAAATATTGACGATGAATGTGAAGAAAAGGACATCGATTTTGTAAAAACATCTGACGAAGGAGTCGATAAAGAGTATGATCTTCCCGATCTGCCTGCTTTAGCATTCTATCGACATAAATTTAGGACGATCTACGATGGTGATTTGATGCATGAAGAGGCTATCCTCACATGGGTTTTAGATCTGCACGATTCTCAACCTGATGTAATTGAAAACGTTGACAGAAAAACGCTGAAAGACCTTATTGATGACGTCGAGCATTTGGCCGTATTTTTCT ATAGTGAAAGCTGTGATACTTGTGAAGAAATCCTAGAGGAATTAGAGACAATTGACGATGACACAGATAAACACGGTATTCAATTTGTCAAATCTAAGGACGCTAAACTAGCATCTGATATGGGCATTTTTAGTTTCCCAGCCTTGGTGTACTATGAAACCGGCGTTCCAATAATGTATGATG GTGACTTAAAGAACGAAAAAAAGGTTCTGCAGTGGCTTGTAGACCAAAAAA GTGAAGATAGCCACCgacataaaaataaagctaaTACTAAATCAAAGGCCAATgcagatgatgataaaaaatcGGGGTTCCTGCGACGTAATCTTAATATAGAACTGATAAAACAAAATTTGCAAACTGCTGAAAGGAAGAGAGTCGGAAGTTTGAAGTTTCCAGGATTATTAGCGAATAAAAAACGCCAAGAAGGCAAGACTAAGCGAAGTGGTGTGCAAGACGACGATGACAacgacgatgacgatgacgatgacgatgacgacaATGATGACAATAGTGAcattgatgatgacgatgatgacgatgatgacgatgatgtagacgatgatgatgacgactatGATGACGACAATGATGACATAGTTAcaagttttatcaaaaataagTTATCGCTCTTTAGAAATCCTACAAAAAAGGAAAGTCGGTACAGTaagcttaaaataaatttgCCTAGGAATGTAAAAAGATTAGAAAGAGATAAAGATGAGGATGACgacaatgatgatgacgatgatgacgaagatgacgatgatgatgttgaCGAAGACGAAGATGACGATGACGACgaagatgacgatgatgacgaagatgacgatgatgacgaagacgaagatgacgatgatgaagatgatgacgatgatgatgatgacgatgatgatgatgacgatgaaaacGATGACGATGAAACTGAAGATAAAAAACATGTAAAGGCGTACCATAAAATACTTAACTATAAAGTAAGCAAAGGCCGCCatgatgacgacgatgatgagGACGACGATGATGAGGGTGATGAAGATAGTATATTTACTAGAATAAAAGACATGTTTACAG GCGATCGCTGTTTCTACATTGGATTGGGGGCGAAACCGGCCGTCCCAAAAATGACGTACGAACCATACCAGTGCTGTCCCACTAAAGTTCAAAGTCCGACAAAAGTAGCAAAGGCGACGCCCACCAAGGTACCGGCCAAGAAACTCGACAGGGAGAAACCAGTTGCTCCCGAAAAACCAACTAAGGGCAAAAACAAGGCACTCGCCAAACCAGACAAACCAGGCAAAGGGAAAAAAGGTTTATTCGGCTCTGAAAATATTTGGTGGTGGTAA
- the hlk gene encoding uncharacterized protein hlk isoform X1, translating to MARWVPALAALLVVVAAARKAPPPRAEPQIEEVTAKQLERVLDEKDYVAVFWYARSCVTCDKVLEELEKIDDDTDTFGVDFVKINDKRLAKQYGITKFPALTYFRENEPIIYEGDLMDEESVLDFLTSLEAMDLPDRIEEVNQKILGKIIEDTEYVAVLFCPDHKNCGPMNNKPECKKCAKALQELENIDDEADQLGIGFVKIHDEELAEEYSLGDLPRLVYYRHQIPIIYEGELSREEDVLEWLIANKSTGDEEDVIEDVTAKTLNTLIGNVDNLVVLFYDHGDEESMTVLGELEKIDDDCDRHGIQFVKIDDKKSAREFGIDDVPSIVYFEKQIPNVYDGDLENEDEILEWLIGQLEKDEIEDVTDEMLDRLIKDGKTVAVLFYDNNDRKSQKVLNELENIDDECDQLGIAFVKIDNEEEAKEYGIEKIPTLLYFEKGIPTYYEGNLEEEEKVLSWLKHQTESDEIEDITDEMLDLIIEKMPYVAVLFYDKDQKKSQKILAELENIDDECDQNDIAFVKIDDDKEAKEYGIDTIPTMVFFEKGIPHMYEGDLMKEDELLGWLIHQKRHSEIPEVTDEMMDKLIDTAQYLAVIFYDKEDKQDIRILNELENIDDELEKEGIVIVRIDNEAEAKEYGIDHLPTLIYFEENIPAIYEGDLMNEDEVLEWLIEQKNSATIEEVTDEILVDLIEEHEYVVVYFSGKCEEGEECDNILEELENIDDELDETGIIFVTTEDLPLAKKYGIKTFPTLVFFRNKEPLIYKGDIGDEDEVLAWLTDEDTLEIPGKIEEVNSKMLEKILEENDHVVVFFYKENDKKSQKILSELENIDDECEEKDIDFVKTSDEGVDKEYDLPDLPALAFYRHKFRTIYDGDLMHEEAILTWVLDLHDSQPDVIENVDRKTLKDLIDDVEHLAVFFYSESCDTCEEILEELETIDDDTDKHGIQFVKSKDAKLASDMGIFSFPALVYYETGVPIMYDGDLKNEKKVLQWLVDQKSEDSHRHKNKANTKSKANADDDKKSGFLRRNLNIELIKQNLQTAERKRVGSLKFPGLLANKKRQEGKTKRSGVQDDDDNDDDDDDDDDDNDDNSDIDDDDDDDDDDDVDDDDDDYDDDNDDIVTSFIKNKLSLFRNPTKKESRYSKLKINLPRNVKRLERDKDEDDDNDDDDDDEDDDDDVDEDEDDDDDEDDDDDEDDDDDEDEDDDDEDDDDDDDDDDDDDDENDDDETEDKKHVKAYHKILNYKVSKGRHDDDDDEDDDDEGDEDSIFTRIKDMFTGNLLDETEVLDWMVRQKEDESIEEIDRDELFKYIETKEFLAVVFYKEEDPLSPRILRHVELIDDEAAEYGIKIVKCSDRLMAKKYGYRNPPGITYFRKTKYINYDGDIDDEEEILDWLTNPENMELTDHIEKVNRKMFQKIRQTSDYVAVFFYSNDCKQCPKVLLEIEHIDDDADAAGINFVKIDDRQMAKDFGVFALPAVLFFKLGSKDPVIYAGDLYDGQQLLSWLLTQKNPAGDVIEALEGQELLDLIEDSASLAVYFWNKTLCELCNAKTMQKKTKKILKEHEEEEGQEIDDSLDCEQCAGILEELENIDDDCDRHGIKFVKTLDYSISESYGVTDFPVLVYFENNIPNVYEGSLAEEEEVLQWLITQKTEDRIELITRVMLEKMVEETQYLAVYFYKLNCHICDHILEELEKIDDECDVYGIHMVKIQDPQLAKRYSIKTFPAMVYFRNGNPLLFEGDLQNEESILEWLIDDDNRELADEIESVNERMLERLLYESHLLAVLFYDEEDCPECQDILESLEQIDGEVDLFGIDFVKISSPEAAAAHNIVNIPSLVYFRKRNAMLYDGDLHQVDRVLQWLTSQEVFEIKNEIEEVNRKMLDKLLDENEFLAVYFYENSAESRIVMDKLENIDSETDNLDITFVKMHDTRYARKWGVTKLPAIVYFRKRFPSIYRGDIMEEGEVLEWLRKNRFRQPELNIFMYGLIALSIAFVMYTAFLLQCFKPANTAPPQHPKQA from the exons ATGGCTCGCTGGGTGCCGGCCCTCGCGGCCCTGCTCGTCGTCGTCGCCGCCGCGCGCAAGGCGCCGCCCCCGCGCGCCGAGCCGCAGATCGAGGAGGTCACCGCCAAGCAGCTGGAGCGGGTGCTGGACGAGAAGGACTACGTGGCCGTGTTCTGGT ATGCAAGGAGTTGTGTGACGTGTGACAAAGTACTAGAAGAGCTAGAGAAGATAGATGACGACACGGACACGTTTGGCGTGGACTTCGTGAAGATCAACGACAAGAGGCTCGCCAAGCAGTATGGCATCACGAAGTTCCCTGCACTCACGTATTTCCGTGAGAACGAACCGATCATTTACGAAG GAGATCTCATGGACGAGGAGAGCGTACTGGATTTCCTGACGAGCTTAGAAGCAATGGACCTTCCTGACCGGATAGAGGAAGTAAACCAGAAGATCCTCGGCAAGATCATCGAGGACACGGAATATGTGGCCGTTCTCTTCT GTCCCGATCACAAAAATTGCGGCCCGATGAACA ACAAACCCGAGTGCAAGAAATGCGCGAAAGCTTTACAAGAGCTGGAAAACATCGACGACGAAGCAGACCAACTCGGGATAGGTTTTGTGAAAATCCATGATGAGGAATTAGCCGAAGAGTACAGTCTTGGAGATCTTCCAAGATTGGTGTACTACAGGCATCAAATACCTATTATCTATGAAG gtGAACTTAGTAGGGAGGAAGACGTTCTGGAATGGCTCATTGCGAACAAGTCGACTGGGGACGAAGAAGACGTGATCGAGGACGTAACTGCCAAAACCCTCAACACCCTCATAGGCAATGTCGACAACCTTGTTGTATTATTTT ATGACCATGGCGATGAAGAATCGATGACGGTTCTCGGAGAGCTAGAGAAAATAGATGATGACTGTGATCGACACGGAATACAGTTTGTCAAAATTGACGATAAGAAATCCGCTAGAGAATTTGGTATTGATGATGTTCCTTCAATAGTCTACTTCGAGAAGCAAATCCCCAATGTTTACGACG GTGACCTTGAGAACGAAGATGAGATTTTAGAATGGCTTATTGGTCAACTAGAGAAGGATGAAATCGAAGATGTCACCGATGAGATGCTCGATCGTCTTATCAAGGACGGGAAGACTGTAGCGGTATTGTTTt ATGATAATAACGATCGAAAATCTCAAAAAGTGTTAAATGAGCTTGAAAATATTGATGATGAGTGTGACCAGCTTGGTATTGCGTTTGTGAAAATTGACAATGAAGAAGAAGCCAAAGAGTACGGCATTGAAAAAATCCCAACTTTATTATACTTTGAAAAGGGTATACCAACTTATTACGAAGGAAACTTGGAAGAAGAGGAAAAAGTTTTGAGTTGGCTTAAGCATCAGACCGAGAGTGATGAAATTGAAGACATTACGGATGAAATGCTGGACCTGATCATTGAGAAAATGCCGTACGTCGCCGTCCTCTTCT ATGATAAGGATCAGAAGAAAAGTCAAAAGATTTTAGCAGAGTTAGAAAATATCGATGACGAATGTGATCAAAATGACATTGCTTTTGTTAAGATTGACGACGACAAAGAAGCTAAGGAATATGGCATTGACACGATTCCAACGATGGTGTTCTTTGAGAAAGGGATCCCTCATATGTATGAAGGTGATTTGATGAAAGAAGATGAACTCTTGGGCTGGTTAATTCACCAGAAACGACATAGTGAAATACCCGAAGTAACGGATGAGATGATGGACAAACTGATCGACACTGCTCAATATTTAGCTgtaatatttt ATGATAAGGAAGACAAGCAGGATATAAGAATTTTGAATGAGCTGGAAAATATTGACGATGAATTGGAAAAGGAGGGCATTGTAATTGTAAGAATAGATAACGAAGCCGAAGCTAAAGAATATGGTATTGACCACCTACCCACATTAAtttatttcgaagaaaatataccAGCCATCTACGAAGGTGATCTGATGAACGAAGACGAAGTCCTGGAGTGGCTAATCGAACAGAAAAACAGCGCAACCATTGAAGAAGTTACAGATGAAATTCTGGTTGATCTCATTGAAGAGCATGAATATGTAGTAGTGTATTTCA GTGGCAAATGTGAAGAGGGTGAAGAATGTGACAACATTTTAGAGGAATTAGAAAATATTGACGATGAGCTAGATGAGACTGGAATTATCTTTGTAACAACTGAAGACCTACCATTAGCCAAGAAATATGGAATTAAAACTTTCCCTACTCTTGTATTCTTTAGGAATAAGGAACCTCTAATTTATAAAG gtgACATCGGAGATGAAGATGAGGTTTTAGCATGGCTAACAGATGAAGATACTCTCGAAATTCCTGGTAAAATTGAAGAAGTGAATTCCAAAATGCTAGAAAAAATCTTGGAAGAAAATGATCATGTTGTGGTATTCTTCT ACaaagaaaatgataaaaaatcaCAAAAGATATTAAGTGAGCTGGAAAATATTGACGATGAATGTGAAGAAAAGGACATCGATTTTGTAAAAACATCTGACGAAGGAGTCGATAAAGAGTATGATCTTCCCGATCTGCCTGCTTTAGCATTCTATCGACATAAATTTAGGACGATCTACGATGGTGATTTGATGCATGAAGAGGCTATCCTCACATGGGTTTTAGATCTGCACGATTCTCAACCTGATGTAATTGAAAACGTTGACAGAAAAACGCTGAAAGACCTTATTGATGACGTCGAGCATTTGGCCGTATTTTTCT ATAGTGAAAGCTGTGATACTTGTGAAGAAATCCTAGAGGAATTAGAGACAATTGACGATGACACAGATAAACACGGTATTCAATTTGTCAAATCTAAGGACGCTAAACTAGCATCTGATATGGGCATTTTTAGTTTCCCAGCCTTGGTGTACTATGAAACCGGCGTTCCAATAATGTATGATG GTGACTTAAAGAACGAAAAAAAGGTTCTGCAGTGGCTTGTAGACCAAAAAA GTGAAGATAGCCACCgacataaaaataaagctaaTACTAAATCAAAGGCCAATgcagatgatgataaaaaatcGGGGTTCCTGCGACGTAATCTTAATATAGAACTGATAAAACAAAATTTGCAAACTGCTGAAAGGAAGAGAGTCGGAAGTTTGAAGTTTCCAGGATTATTAGCGAATAAAAAACGCCAAGAAGGCAAGACTAAGCGAAGTGGTGTGCAAGACGACGATGACAacgacgatgacgatgacgatgacgatgacgacaATGATGACAATAGTGAcattgatgatgacgatgatgacgatgatgacgatgatgtagacgatgatgatgacgactatGATGACGACAATGATGACATAGTTAcaagttttatcaaaaataagTTATCGCTCTTTAGAAATCCTACAAAAAAGGAAAGTCGGTACAGTaagcttaaaataaatttgCCTAGGAATGTAAAAAGATTAGAAAGAGATAAAGATGAGGATGACgacaatgatgatgacgatgatgacgaagatgacgatgatgatgttgaCGAAGACGAAGATGACGATGACGACgaagatgacgatgatgacgaagatgacgatgatgacgaagacgaagatgacgatgatgaagatgatgacgatgatgatgatgacgatgatgatgatgacgatgaaaacGATGACGATGAAACTGAAGATAAAAAACATGTAAAGGCGTACCATAAAATACTTAACTATAAAGTAAGCAAAGGCCGCCatgatgacgacgatgatgagGACGACGATGATGAGGGTGATGAAGATAGTATATTTACTAGAATAAAAGACATGTTTACAG gaaACTTGTTGGATGAAACAGAAGTTTTGGATTGGATGGTAAGACAGAAGGAAGACGAAAGTATAGAAGAAATAGATAGAGATGAATTGTTCAAATATATTGAGACAAAGGAATTTTTAGCTGTtgtttttt ATAAAGAAGAGGATCCTTTAAGTCCGAGAATTCTCAGACATGTAGAATTAATTGACGACGAAGCTGCAGAATATGGCATCAAAATAGTAAAATGTAGCGATCGTTTAATGGCGAAAAAGTATGGATATCGTAATCCACCTGGTATAACATACTTcagaaaaacaaaatacattAATTACGATGGCGATATCGATGATGAAGAGGAAATATTAGATTGGCTTACAAATCCAGAAAACATGGAACTTACTGACCACATTGAAAAGGTCAACAGAAAAATGTTTCAAAAGATAAGACAGACGTCGGATTATGTGGCTGTATTCTTTT ACAGTAATGACTGCAAACAGTGTCCAAAAGTATTGCTCGAAATTGAACACATAGACGATGATGCGGATGCAGCTGGTATAAACTTCGTAAAGATTGACGATCGGCAGATGGCTAAGGATTTCGGAGTATTTGCGTTACCAGCAGTGCTGTTCTTCAAACTAGGCTCCAAAGATCCTGTCATATATGCAG GTGACCTTTACGATGGACAACAGTTGCTCAGTTGGCTGCTTACTCAAAAGAACCCAGCAGGAGATGTAATAGAAGCACTCGAAGGTCAAGAACTATTAGATTTGATTGAAGACTCTGCGTCTCTAGCGGTGTATTTCT GGAATAAAACACTATGCGAACTGTGCAATGCAAAAACAATGCAAAAAAAGACGAAAAAGATCTTAAAAGAgcacgaagaagaagaagggcaAGAGATAGACG ACTCACTCGATTGTGAACAATGTGCAGGAATTTTAGAAGAACTGGAaaatattgatgatgattgtgATAGACATGGTATAAAATTCGTCAAGACTCTAGACTACTCGATATCTGAATCGTATGGTGTGACGGATTTTCCAGTTCTAGTGTATTTCGAAAACAATATACCCAACGTTTATGAAGGGTCCTTagctgaagaagaagaagtactcCAATGGTTAATTACTCAGAAAACTGAAGATCGTATTGAACTGATCACGAGAGTTATGCTTGAGAAAATGGTTGAAGAAACTCAATATCTGGCAGTATACTTTT ATAAGTTAAATTGCCATATTTGCGATCATATACTAGAAGAGTTAGAAAAGATTGACGATGAATGTGACGTTTATGGTATTCATATGGTTAAAATCCAAGATCCTCAACTCGCAAAAAGATAttcaataaaaacttttccGGCAATGGTGTattttag gaatGGAAATCCACTTTTATTTGAAGGAGATTTGCAGAATGAAGAATCTATTCTTGAATGGCTTATTGACGACGATAATCGTGAATTAGCCGACGAGATTGAGTCAGTAAATGAACGGATGCTTGAGCGACTATTATATGAGTCACATTTACTGGCAGTATTATtct ATGATGAAGAAGACTGTCCCGAATGTCAAGATATCCTCGAGTCCTTAGAACAAATAGATGGAGAAGTCGATCTGTTTGGAATTGACTTTGTCAAAATATCAAGTCCAGAAGCTGCGGCAGCGCACAATATTGTAAACATACCTTCTTTAGTTTACTTCAGAAAAAGAAACGCCATGTTATATGACGGTGACTTGCATCAAGTGGATAGAGTCCTGCAATGGTTGACTTCTCAAGAAGTTTTTGAAATCAAAAATGAAATTGAGGAAGTCAATAGAAAAATGTTGGACAAATTATTGGATGAAAACGAATTTCTTGCTGTTTATTTCT ATGAAAATTCAGCCGAGAGTCGTATTGTGATGGACAAGTTAGAGAACATTGACAGCGAGACAGACAATTTGGACATAACATTTGTTAAAATGCATGATACTCGTTACGCTCGCAAATGGGGTGTCACAAAACTACCAGCTATAGTCTATTTTAGGAAACGGTTTCCTAGTATATATAGAG GTGATATTATGGAAGAGGGTgaagtgctggaatggctacGGAAGAACAGATTTAGGCAGCCAGAATTAAATATATTCATGTACGGATTGATAGCTTTATCGATAGCTTTCGTTATGTACACCGCCTTTTTACTACAGTGCTTTAAACCAGCGAACACTGCGCCACCACAGCATCCGAAGCAGGcgtga